From the genome of Halomonas sp. 1513, one region includes:
- a CDS encoding electron transfer flavoprotein subunit alpha, whose protein sequence is MSEIRRRDPRQEWIARNRLHPEHASVLAELGQALAAIEWMGPNGVMRKNPRAIGFIGPNGVKRIDRSGAQQGGHAAGATRQAAQDSRREVTIEDPAFLVAVVPDMTGGRLSGHDKDLLGLARRLADADPERPGAVLAVVFGEHKEDAFGEAGIDRLLHINADAYTGFAPEARLAALTALERELAPRHWLLPDSPLGGADLGRRLAMRLGKGRDERPATGVWQLEADGEAPLGWRCTARGAAGSLDIQRPLPRVALALAECAEPVDETRHAAEPLRLSETIPSAFSRIEDLGQVAVDPAGVALAEAEFILSGGNGVQDWDGFHHAAKVLGATEGASRVAVDDGFMARDRQVGATGTWVTARVYLAVGISGAIQHLQGIQRCDKVVTVNLDPGCDMIKRADLAVIGDSAEILAALVAKVEQQRGGQRDAA, encoded by the coding sequence ATGAGCGAGATTCGTCGTCGCGATCCACGCCAAGAGTGGATCGCCCGCAACCGCCTGCATCCCGAGCACGCCAGCGTGCTGGCCGAACTGGGACAGGCGCTGGCTGCGATAGAGTGGATGGGGCCCAACGGGGTGATGCGCAAGAACCCTCGCGCCATCGGCTTTATCGGCCCCAATGGCGTTAAGCGCATCGACCGCAGCGGCGCCCAGCAGGGCGGTCATGCGGCGGGTGCAACCCGCCAGGCGGCCCAGGATAGCCGCCGCGAGGTCACCATCGAGGATCCCGCCTTCCTGGTGGCGGTGGTGCCGGACATGACCGGCGGGCGTCTCTCGGGTCACGACAAGGATCTGCTGGGCCTGGCCCGGCGCCTGGCCGATGCCGACCCCGAGCGCCCCGGCGCGGTGCTGGCGGTGGTCTTCGGCGAGCACAAGGAAGATGCCTTTGGCGAGGCAGGCATCGATCGACTGCTGCACATCAACGCTGACGCCTACACCGGCTTCGCCCCCGAGGCGCGGCTGGCGGCGCTGACCGCGTTGGAGCGCGAGTTGGCACCGCGCCACTGGCTGCTGCCCGACTCGCCCCTGGGCGGGGCCGATCTGGGGCGGCGCTTGGCGATGCGCCTGGGCAAGGGGAGGGACGAGCGCCCCGCCACCGGCGTCTGGCAGCTCGAGGCCGATGGCGAGGCCCCCTTGGGCTGGCGCTGCACCGCCCGCGGCGCGGCGGGGAGCCTGGATATCCAGCGCCCGCTGCCGAGGGTCGCGCTGGCGCTGGCCGAGTGTGCCGAGCCGGTGGACGAGACCCGACACGCCGCCGAGCCCTTGCGCCTCTCGGAGACGATCCCCAGCGCCTTCTCGCGGATCGAGGACCTGGGTCAGGTCGCCGTCGACCCGGCCGGGGTGGCGCTGGCCGAGGCGGAATTCATCCTCTCCGGCGGCAACGGCGTCCAGGATTGGGACGGCTTCCACCACGCCGCCAAGGTGCTCGGCGCCACGGAGGGCGCCTCCCGGGTGGCGGTGGACGATGGCTTCATGGCGCGCGATCGCCAGGTGGGGGCCACCGGTACCTGGGTCACCGCCCGCGTCTACCTGGCGGTGGGCATCTCGGGGGCCATCCAGCACCTACAGGGCATTCAGCGCTGCGACAAGGTGGTGACCGTCAATCTCGATCCCGGATGCGACATGATCAAGCGCGCCGACCTGGCGGTGATCGGCGATAGCGCCGAGATCCTCGCCGCCCTGGTGGCCAAGGTGGAACAGCAGCGAGGAGGACAGCGCGATGCGGCCTGA
- a CDS encoding electron transfer flavoprotein subunit beta, with the protein MRPEQQGVEVAVLVSVGRHPITGRARRADQDARGLELALGLERQLPGSRVRLLHAGPRDEESELALRGYLGMGLDTLTLLEQAEGCDAIPALAEHLAAAPPQLVITGARAERGEGSGLLPYALAERLGWPLVNGLAAVEKVENGVATLLQALPRGQRRRLEVRLPAIISVDEAAPAARQSAFGPARRGELAATAVAAEPDHELAEWQLAPARKRPKRLKIVKAASARDRFKAAAAKAEGGSGQVLEGVSAEQGAEAIFKLLKEEGVLR; encoded by the coding sequence ATGCGGCCTGAACAGCAGGGAGTCGAGGTGGCGGTACTGGTCTCGGTGGGGCGTCATCCGATTACCGGGCGGGCGCGCCGCGCCGATCAGGATGCCCGGGGGTTGGAGCTGGCCCTGGGCCTGGAACGCCAGCTGCCCGGTAGCCGGGTGAGACTGCTGCACGCCGGCCCGCGCGACGAGGAGAGCGAACTGGCGCTGCGCGGTTACCTGGGCATGGGGCTGGACACCCTGACCCTGCTCGAGCAGGCTGAGGGCTGCGATGCCATTCCTGCCCTGGCCGAGCACCTGGCCGCGGCGCCGCCGCAGCTGGTGATCACCGGGGCCCGGGCCGAGCGCGGCGAGGGCTCAGGGCTGCTGCCCTATGCCCTGGCCGAGCGCCTGGGCTGGCCGCTGGTCAATGGGCTAGCCGCGGTGGAGAAGGTGGAGAATGGCGTGGCAACGCTGCTGCAGGCCCTCCCGCGGGGGCAGCGGCGTCGCCTTGAAGTGCGGCTGCCGGCCATCATCAGCGTGGATGAAGCGGCGCCGGCGGCGCGCCAGAGCGCCTTCGGCCCGGCTCGCCGGGGCGAGCTGGCGGCCACTGCGGTGGCCGCTGAACCGGATCATGAGCTGGCCGAGTGGCAGCTGGCCCCGGCGCGCAAGCGGCCCAAGCGCCTGAAGATCGTCAAGGCGGCCTCGGCCCGGGACCGCTTCAAGGCCGCCGCCGCCAAGGCGGAGGGCGGCAGCGGCCAGGTGCTGGAGGGCGTCTCGGCTGAGCAGGGCGCCGAGGCGATCTTCAAGTTGCTGAAAGAAGAGGGCGTGCTGCGCTAG